A region from the Onychostoma macrolepis isolate SWU-2019 chromosome 18, ASM1243209v1, whole genome shotgun sequence genome encodes:
- the LOC131524071 gene encoding ribonuclease H-like encodes MPTAYVDGCSYNHKGNLKAGAGVVWLNNDPCPPQQFNLGPQLSQYAEIAAILITLQLAASHNIKELLICTDSNYARLSFTCHLAGWKQNGFKTANNKPVKHQELFQAGDAIVSEHDMIVYRKKVQEHSRQPGQDKDFNDQTDALAKAGAVHGESWTFDALPPNPSVAAVTRLQHATGKCGNSLVYRPSSI; translated from the coding sequence ATGCCCACAGCATATGTCGATGGCTGCTCCTACAATCACAAGGGCAATTTAAAAGCTGGAGCGGGTGTGGTCTGGCTCAACAACGACCCTTGCCCACCACAACAATTCAACTTAGGCCCTCAGTTGTCACAATATGCGGAAATAGCGGCCATCCTCATCACCCTACAACTGGCTGCATCCCACAACATCAAAGAACTCCTCATCTGTACCGACTCAAACTACGCCCGTCTAAGCTTCACCTGCCATTTAGCTGGATGGAAACAGAATGGATTCAAGACAGCTAACAACAAGCCTGTCAAGCATCAGGAACTCTTCCAAGCAGGCGATGCCATTGTCTCCGAACACGACATGATCGTTTATAGGAAAAAGGTTCAAGAACATTCACGTCAACCAGGACAAGACAAAGACTTCAACGACCAAACTGATGCCCTCGCCAAAGCAGGTGCAGTACATGGAGAGTCCTGGACATTTGATGCCCTCCCACCCAACCCATCAGTGGCAGCCGTAACCCGCCTCCAGCACGCCACTGGGAAGTGTGGAAACTCCTTGGTATACAGGCCAAGCTCCATATAA
- the LOC131524952 gene encoding uncharacterized protein LOC131524952, whose amino-acid sequence MAATPVEILGLKYPLCKDMINKISDKWQKRTKNKVTKWPKEGTFDVALCEEMETLIKNYKTKSLNKKREAKREKEKEVLAMFKKEGEYTLKSIKQARKILKEADRETCKKEMLFSQPPPYLLAEREFPILKDNIEVTGEMEMEGQVEIEPAVKTKSREQKKESENYLPMDCYKQARIALEIMKTNQEDKTRYEEVIERIKRKDCEIEGQVEALEQEMGKKIRESGKKIQEVNELERRRSKLFDSNEEMNGEEELFDTGKWEQGREKGTLRPLAAQLPILIKGAQGQYVPWASQDLEGLVKSSQVTFIYIALLQYRLCQST is encoded by the coding sequence ATGGCAGCTACTCCAGTAGAGATATTAGGATTGAAATATCCTCTGTGTAAAGACATGATAAACAAAATCTCAGACAAATGGCAAAAGAGAACAAAGAATAAAGTGACAAAATGGCCAAAGGAAGGGACATTCGATGTGGCATTGTGTGAGGAAATGGAAACTCTGATAAAAAACTACAAAACTAAAAGCctcaataaaaaaagagaagcaaaaagagagaaagaaaaagaagtgttagctatgtttaaaaaagaaggagaatacactttaaaaagtataaaacagGCCAGGAAGATATTGAAGGAGGCAGACAgagaaacatgcaaaaaagaaatgttGTTTTCTCAACCACCTCCCTATCTGTTAGCTGAGAGAGAGTTCCCAATTCTCAAGGACAATATAGAAGTAACGGGAGAGATGGAGATGGAAGGTCAAGTAGAAATTGAACCAGCTGTAAAAACAAAGAGCAGGGAACAAAAAAAGGAAAGTGAAAATTATTTGCCTATGGATTGTTATAAACAAGCACGCATAGCCTTAGAAATTATGAAAACCAACCAGGAAGACAAAACACGATATGAGGAAGTGATAGAGAGAATAAAGAGAAAAGATTGTGAAATTGAAGGACAGGTAGAAGCTTTGGAACAAGAGATGGGAAAGAAAATTAGagaatcaggaaaaaaaatccaagaAGTAAATGAGTTGGAGAGACGGAGAAGTAAGTTGTTCGACAGCAATGAGGAAATGAATGGTGAAGAGGAGTTATTTGATACAGGAAAATGGGAACAGGGCAGAGAAAAGGGGACACTCAGACCACTGGCTGCACAACTCCCAATTTTAATCAAGGGTGCGCAGGGACAATATGTCCCTTGGGCTTCACAGGACCTTGAGGggctagtcaagtcaagtcaagtcacctttatttatatagcgcttttacaatacagattgtgtcaaagcacttaa